The following proteins come from a genomic window of Macrobrachium nipponense isolate FS-2020 chromosome 32, ASM1510439v2, whole genome shotgun sequence:
- the LOC135207554 gene encoding acyl-CoA synthetase short-chain family member 3, mitochondrial-like, translating into MALYRQCLSKITDRCLNLKNEIKSITQWSCSYATSVDGGSTRPFPAGSYDELFNRSIKEPEIFWDEVAQGIEWFRPYTRVLDNSNEPFTKWFVGGQLNTCYNAVDRHVSAGRGDQLSIIHDSPITNSMRKITYSELQELVARLAGGLSKLGVGYGDRVLIYMPMIPEAVVSMLAVVRLGAIHSVVFGGFAARELATRISHLEPKVIICSSCGVEPSRLVQYKPMVDEAINLSTHKPQRCVVYQRPNFEEASLIPGRDVDWQELMSTAPRHDPVPVDSNDPCYVLYTSGTTGQPKGIVRPSGGHAAVLPWTMKAIYGMDPGDVWWAASDLGWIVGHSYICYSPLLNGNTTVIYEGKPVGTPDPGQFFRVVRDHGVKGMFTAPTALRAIIREDPKSEEGKKYDISSLKYFFVAGEPLDHETRVWTEENFKAPVLDNWWQTETGYAITANAVGMGMSLNPPRNATGKPFVGFNIEVLTPDRKEAGPGELGRIVSRLPLPPGCMSTLYNSPERFVNSYFQEYPGYYDTMDAGVKDSQGYISVLSRDDDVINVAGHRLSTLSLEEAVLEHPDVIDAAVIGVPDAMKGDIPLALFVVRNGFNRSEEEVVKELVAVVRKVIGPVAAFRLSARVKGLPRTRSGKTARKSIADLARNKSIKISPTIEDPTVYVDVIEALQRCGYGLEAPNPEIP; encoded by the coding sequence ATGGCACTGTATCGACAGTGTTTGAGTAAAATCACTGACAGATGCTTAAATTTGAAAAACGAGATAAAAAGCATCACTCAATGGAGTTGCAGTTACGCTACCAGCGTCGACGGTGGTTCGACAAGGCCGTTCCCTGCGGGAAGTTACGACGAACTGTTTAATCGATCTATCAAGGAACCCGAGATCTTCTGGGATGAAGTGGCTCAGGGCATCGAGTGGTTTCGTCCTTACACCCGCGTCCTGGATAATTCGAACGAACCGTTTACGAAGTGGTTTGTGGGCGGGCAGCTGAATACCTGCTACAATGCCGTTGATCGCCATGTGAGCGCAGGGAGAGGCGACCAGCTATCCATTATTCACGATTCGCCGATAACTAATTCGATGAGAAAAATAACATACAGTGAACTGCAAGAACTGGTAGCGCGTTTAGCCGGGGGCTTGTCGAAGCTGGGTGTGGGCTATGGGGACAGAGTGCTTATTTATATGCCCATGATACCAGAGGCTGTTGTTTCTATGCTTGCTGTCGTGCGCTTGGGTGCTATACACAGTGTGGTGTTCGGGGGCTTTGCAGCTAGGGAACTGGCGACCAGAATATCCCATTTAGAACCGAAAGTGATCATTTGTTCATCTTGTGGCGTGGAACCTTCTCGTTTGGTGCAGTACAAACCGATGGTTGATGAGGCCATCAACTTGTCAACCCACAAACCTCAACGGTGTGTCGTTTACCAGAGGCCGAATTTCGAGGAGGCTTCACTCATTCCAGGGCGTGATGTGGACTGGCAAGAGCTCATGTCAACAGCGCCCAGACACGACCCCGTACCTGTAGATTCTAATGACCCCTGCTATGTTCTCTACACCTCAGGTACCACGGGGCAGCCCAAAGGTATAGTGCGGCCCAGTGGTGGCCATGCAGCAGTCCTGCCTTGGACCATGAAAGCAATTTATGGAATGGACCCAGGTGACGTTTGGTGGGCTGCATCAGACCTCGGCTGGATTGTCGGTCACTCCTACATTTGTTATTCCCCATTGCTAAATGGCAACACAACTGTCATATATGAGGGAAAGCCTGTTGGAACACCAGATCCAGGCCAATTTTTCAGGGTTGTTCGTGACCACGGCGTCAAAGGGATGTTCACAGCTCCGACAGCCCTCCGAGCAATAATCCGCGAAGACCCTAAGTCAGAAGAAGGGAAAAAGTACGACATTTCATCGCTGAAATACTTTTTCGTGGCTGGTGAACCACTTGATCATGAAACCAGGGTATGGACAGAGGAGAACTTCAAAGCCCCTGTTCTGGACAACTGGTGGCAGACGGAAACTGGTTATGCTATCACTGCTAATGCAGTTGGGATGGGCATGTCGTTGAATCCACCAAGAAATGCCACAGGGAAGCCATTCGTAGGGTTTAATATCGAGGTTCTAACCCCAGATAGAAAAGAAGCGGGGCCTGGTGAGCTAGGCCGTATCGTTTCACGTCTTCCTCTGCCCCCTGGCTGCATGAGCACGCTGTACAACTCCCCAGAGCGATTTGTCAACAGCTACTTTCAGGAGTACCCAGGGTATTACGACACAATGGACGCTGGCGTTAAGGACTCACAAGGTTACATATCAGTTCTGTCCCGGGATGACGATGTGATAAATGTAGCAGGGCATCGCCTAAGCACCTTGTCTCTTGAAGAAGCAGTTCTTGAACATCCGGATGTCATTGATGCTGCAGTTATTGGTGTTCCAGACGCCATGAAGGGAGATATTCCCTTGGCCCTCTTTGTGGTAAGAAATGGATTTAACAGGTCAGAAGAGGAAGTAGTGAAGGAACTGGTGGCCGTTGTGCGAAAGGTCATTGGACCAGTGGCGGCCTTCCGGTTATCAGCCAGAGTGAAGGGCCTCCCCAGAACCAGGTCTGGGAAAACAGCCAGAAAAAGCATTGCCGATTTAGCCAGAAACAAGAGTATCAAGATCTCTCCCACAATAGAAGACCCTACAGTTTACGTTGATGTTATAGAAGCATTGCAGCGTTGTGGGTATGGTCTAGAGGCTCCTAATCCAGAGATTCCATGA